The following proteins are encoded in a genomic region of Triticum dicoccoides isolate Atlit2015 ecotype Zavitan chromosome 1B, WEW_v2.0, whole genome shotgun sequence:
- the LOC119334158 gene encoding KH domain-containing protein At4g18375-like, translating to MDYDNSRRHNQSTSKKRTRFNSDDGKRKRLNYRQDGGHMSSQPIETVYRILCPGKKIGGVLGRGGHVVKALREETKAKIRVADSIPGADERVIIIFDYQNNSDQAIQNISNVDGSENMKPRCFAQDALLKIHDKIAADEDSNDGVSYENSETAGDVTARILVPGNQVGCLLGKGGSIIQQLRNDTGAGIRVLPSENLPQCALKSDELVQISGAPSLVRKALYEISTRLHRHPRKENPSLEEIIDASTQRKRESPPPLPHENHMLPHLHVDHPPPMSLLDPYRNGPLQYPVPEPEEFSIKILCPSELIGPVIGRSGANVRQVEQQTGARIMVQELPKDASGERLIVISSKEIPADPVSPTIEALILLHSKVSESKVSEPSVSAPSESAPSEEHNLVTRLVVPSRKVGCIIGEGGKVITEMRRRIGAEIRVYSKADKPKYLSFHDELVQVSGSPDIARKAITEIASRLRDRILRDGISSFDGPPADIFPSREFTLYGRPANPPYGRLANDAPYGRPANDTPYGRPANDTPYGRPANDSPYQRRLAIDQPYGLASDSLYGRPANDPLYGRPANDPLYGRPANDPPYGRPANDTPYGRPANDTPYGRPANDAPYGRPNNKPHDSVDYFSKRREYPSGSPFASDAPPSASYDRYAASARLPTREMPLPVSPGADYMSHRSYHDHMPTDSYSSRGIQQLGLSRTGNSNMQQLGVTRAGNSNAYDYTEAAGQMHGREDYQRAEMLQGMYSSSSVELRIPNSSLESIVGAGGVNLAEIRQISGARMKLLEARPGSSESIMEIQGMPDQVRVAQSLLQGFIGANSQSVQPSQSSRDVHYPRWN from the exons ATGGATTATGATAACTCTAGAAGACACAATCAAAGTACTTCCAAAAAGAGGACTCGTTTCAATTCTGATGATGGAAAGAGGAAACGGCTAAACTACAGGCAGGATGGCGGACATATGTCCTCTCAGCCAATAGAAACCGTTTACAGGATATTGTGCCCAGGAAAAAAGATCGGCGGTGTCTTGGGGAGAGGTGGTCATGTTGTTAAGGCCCTTAGAGAGGAGACTAAAGCAAAGATAAGGGTTGCTGATTCTATTCCTGGTGCAGACGAGAGAGTAATTATTATATTTGATTACCAAAATAACTCCGACCAAGCTATTCAAAATATTTCTAATGTTGATGGCTCAGAGAACATGAAGCCCCGTTGTTTTGCTCAAGATGCGTTGTTGAAGATACATGATAAGATTGCTGCTGATGAAGATTCCAACGATGGAGTTTCCTATGAGAATTCTGAAACTGCTGGTGATGTGACTGCTCGAATTTTGGTTCCAGGCAATCAAGTTGGCTGCCTGCTGGGAAAAGGTGGCTCTATTATACAACAATTGCGAAATGATACTGGTGCAGGGATCCGTGTCTTACCATCGGAAAACCTTCCTCAGTGTGCACTTAAGAGTGATGAATTGGTGCAG ATATCTGGTGCACCTTCTCTTGTAAGAAAAGCTCTCTACGAGATATCTACTCGTCTCCATCGGCATCCTCGTAAAGAAAATCCATCTCTTGAAGAAATTATAGATGCAAGCACACAAAGGAAGCGCGAGTCCCCACCACCGCTACCACATGAAAATCACATGTTACCACACCTGCATGTGGATCATCCACCACCAATGTCCTTGCTTGATCCATATAGAAACGGACCATTGCAATATCCTGTTCCTGAACCAGAAGAGTTTTCTATTAAAATTCTGTGCCCTTCTGAGCTTATTGGACCTGTTATTGGCAGAAGTGGGGCAAATGTTCGGCAGGTAGAGCAGCAGActggtgctcgcattatggttCAGGAGTTGCCCAAAGATGCTTCTGGAGAAAGGTTGATTGTTATTTCATCCAAGGAG ATTCCGGCTGATCCAGTATCCCCAACAATCGAGGCACTTATTTTGCTCCATAGTAAAGTAAGTGAGAGCAAAGTAAGTGAACCTTCAGTAAGTGCACCTTCAGAAAGTGCACCTTCTGAGGAGCACAACTTGGTTACAAGACTTGTTGTACCATCAAGAAAAGTTGGTTGTATTATTGGGGAAGGTGGGAAGGTAATTACTGAAATGAGAAGGCGTATTGGGGCTGAAATCCGAGTTTATTCGAAAGCAGATAAACCAAAGTACTTATCTTTTCACGATGAGCTTGTGCAG GTTTCTGGGTCTCCAGATATTGCAAGAAAAGCCATCACAGAGATTGCTTCGAGGCTTAGAGATAGAATCCTCAGAGATGGAATTTCCTCTTTTGATGGTCCTCCTGCTGATATATTTCCTAGCAGGGAATTCACACTGTACGGAAGACCTGCTAATCCACCATATGGAAGGCTTGCCAATGATGCCCCTTATGGAAGGCCTGCCAATGATACCCCTTATGGAAGGCCTGCCAATGATACCCCTTATGGAAGGCCTGCTAATGATTCCCCGTATCAAAGGCGGCTTGCCATTGATCAACCATATGGGCTTGCCAGTGATTCACTATATGGAAGACCTGCCAATGATCCACTATATGGGAGACCAGCCAATGATCCACTATATGGGAGACCAGCCAATGATCCACCATATGGAAGACCTGCCAACGACACACCATATGGGAGACCTGCCAACGACACACCATATGGGAGACCTGCCAACGATGCACCATATGGCAGACCAAACAATAAACCCCATGATTCAGTAGATTACTTCTCTAAAAGAAGAGAGTATCCTAGTGGAAGTCCATTTGCTAGCGACGCTCCACCATCTGCTTCTTATGATAGATATGCAGCATCTGCTCGCTTGCCTACTAGAGAAATGCCCTTGCCTGTTAGTCCTGGTGCTGATTACATGTCGCATCGTTCTTATCATGACCATATGCCTACTGATAGCTATTCTAGTAGAGGCATTCAGCAATTAGGCCTCTCAAGAACTGGGAATAGTAATATGCAACAATTAGGCGTCACCAGAGCTGGAAATTCCAATGCTTATGATTACACTGAG GCTGCCGGGCAGATGCATGGACGTGAGGATTATCAAAGAGCGGAGATGTTACAGGGTAT GTATTCAAGTAGCTCTGTTGAGCTGAGGATTCCAAATAGTTCTCTGGAATCTATTGTTGGAGCTGGTGGTGTCAATCTAGCAGAGATCCGCCAG